The Oncorhynchus mykiss isolate Arlee chromosome 27, USDA_OmykA_1.1, whole genome shotgun sequence sequence tttcagtttgtttgccaactcatagaagttgtaaaataagaaaatgtactacttcaaaatggataTGGCCTCAATGGCGGTGCCTGTGCTCCCAAAGACGCCATATAAGAACAGATACAATGATGCAATGTCTATCTAAGTCTATGGTTAGAGCAGTCATGATGAGCAGCGTATTGGATCCAACGTCACGACTACCGGAAGATCGTTTTGGAAgactgctgcctatgctgtccaCTTCTTCAATCTGATTGTGACATTATACTTCCACCTAAAGGTGTGTGGATGTAGGCTATTACAACATACGAACGGTGTGGCTCATCGACTCACCAGTTCCACACAACTAAGCTCAAGCATGCCACCTTGAGGCTGTGGGCTACACAACGCTAACAGTAAAACAGTAGGGAGACATACCATCAGGTGGGGGTGGTACATCTTCTGATGATCTTAATACCCCCATCAGAACAAATCTGAGCCTAACTGGGGTAGCCAGTAGGCCTTATCATGCTAAATCCAAACTGTTTATAATACAGCTGCATGATACACCTTGATCTGATAATATATCATAAGCTGATGAATGATACTTCCTCAAATTCTCAGTTTGAAATGCCCAACGCAACCACATGTATATCAAtataaaatcatttctgggtaacaattaagcaccttactgtaatagttcaccatattttttttttaaaatagccttttagcaacaaaaaaattctcaagcaataattttgctaggaccgtctgggagtggtctgaaaactagctgttattggcagagaggttcggAACTCTCTGTTACttgtctattaaccaatttacagACCGGAGATATCACCAGGCAAGTAGAAATCCCCACCCATGCAAACCtactgattagaaggtcctgtgtagattgtattttcaaccaggaACTATTATCAGGAATAACACTGATAAGAAAAAATCACACGTTTGCAGTgctagtttcatcagctgttgtacaagatgataaaacacacaggaaaaACTAATTTAGACTGCAATGGGCCTCTAACGACGATGTGGTTATTCTTATTCTGTACATTTGAATGTCAAATAAGGTAATTCATTGGGTAACAATTCTATGTAAAAATGCTGTTTAATATTCTACCAGCAACATTTATTTAAAACAATAGCTCAGGCTGTCATGGTGAGAAGACAAACTTCCTCACAGTGCTATTATTGCTCGAGCAGCTTCCTGTTCAGCGAACACTCACACTTCCTCCACTACAGCAACACTTTGCTTGACTACTTTGACGCTCTCAGACAGATTGTAGGCTATATGTTCATACAAACCCTGCCACTGAAGATAGTATGTTTGGTGAGTCTGACTTGTTTTTAACCTTTACATGTTTTTTATGTGCTACTTCTGTATAATAGATATGTAGACTGAGAACACAATCTTACGGAAGCACTTGAGTGACGCAACATAAAGTGAGGTAGCCTACTGCTGTTATAATTTCCAAAGGTGCTATTCTATATCAAAACACTGCAGGCCTACCATAGGCAAGCAATGTTAAAATCCACTATTGTAATACTTATTtgtgacagttattttgtgtttaatTTAGCCTGCTCAAAGTTATAACTGTCTCTAGTGATTATATTTGGCTCTTTTTCTAtgaaatgatgatgatgatggtggtgaagaACATTCACTGTAATTCATGTTGAAATATTTTCTAATTTCAGGGGTACTATTATTTCCTATTTACACATAGCGCTTTTCTTAATTGTAGCTTAATAATCTAGGTGAATTATATTAGAAAAAGATGTGATCAGAACGCTATGGCCTTGTTGATGGCCTACACTGTGAAATGCACCTATCATAGATATTCAGTGTATAGGCCAATGGTATGTGGTAGTGGTGATATGAATACAAAGGTTTATTGGATTTGAAATAATATCCCCAGTCAGTGTGCAGAGCAGTACATTTCAGtgctcccagtctcaggtccctGTAGGCTGGGTTGAGCTATATTCACATTTTCTCCAACATTCTCATAAAGTAGTGGGAAGAGTccagctctcctctctcacaATGAATTACAATTACTGCATGTATTTCATACTATCCAGTCTCCACCCATATTTTGTAGTTTCGGTTTTCTCACTTGAATTCTTGGGGAACATAGGCCTTCTGTACTGTAACTATAAATTAAGTAGGCCCACAGATAAACATTGTTTTCAAGTTGAAATGAAAGAAAATAGATCAATAAAGACGGAAATGAATAGAAAGTGTCAAACTGTACTGTGATATCTAGGGTGTGAAAGTGATGTTCATATCTGATAAAGTGTCAGAGCAATTTAAACCACAAACCTTACTTTTCAACAGTTTACATTTGTTGGGCCCTAGCCAGTGTCTCTTTTGGTGTAAAGTGCATCTGAACATTGTAGCATAAAGTGCATTTCTCATGTCCAGGTGTCTGAGACAGTGAAGGGGCCAGAATGCAGAGCATCAAGTGTGTGGTGGTAGGAGACGGTGCAGTGGGGAAGACCTGCCTCCTTATCTCCTACACCACCAACGCCTTCCCCAAGGAGTACATCCCCACTGTGTTTGACAACTACAGCGCCCAGGTGACTGTGGACAGCAGGACTATTAGCCTCAACCTGTGGGACACAGCAGGCCAGGAGGAGTACGACCGCCTGCGCACCCTCTCCTACCCCCAGACCAACGTGTTTGTCATCTGCTTCTCCATTGCCAGCCCCCCCTCCTTTGAGAACATCAAGCACAAGTGGCACCCAGAGGTCACCCACCACTGTCCCAATACGCCCATTCTGCTGGTGGGCACCAAGAAGGACCTGCGTAATGACCCGGAGGTGTTGAAGAAGCTAAAGGATCAGAACCAGATGACCATCACCCAACAGCAGGGCACCGCCCTGGCCAGGCAGATCCAAGCCATCAAGTACCTCGAATGCTCTGCCCTCAACCAAGATGGAATCAAAGAAGTGTTCGCTGAGGGTGTGCGAGCCTTTCTCAACCCACAACCTGTCGCCACCAAGAAACCCTGTGTGCTATTATAAAGGCAGTAGGAAACCCTGTGTGCTATTATAAAGGCAGTAGGAAACCCTGTGTGCTATTATAAAGGCAGTAGGAAACCCTGTGTGCTATTATAAAGGCAGTAGGAAACCCTGTGTGCTATTATAAAGTCAGTAGGAAACCCTGTGTGCTATTTTAAAGGCAGTAGGAAACCCTGTGTGCTATTATAAAGGCAGTAGGAAACCCTGTGTGCTATTATAAAGGCAGTAGGAAACCCTGTGTGCTATTATAAAGGCAGTAGGAAACCCTGTGTGCTATTATAAAGGCAGTAGAAAACCCTGTTTGCTATTGTAAAGGCAGTAGAAAACCCTGTGTGCTATTGTAAAGCCAGTAGGAAACCCTGTGTGCTATTGTAAAGGCAGTAGAAAACCCTGTGTGCTACTGTAAAGGCAGTAGGAAACACTGTGTGCTATTGTAAAGGCAGTAGATAACCCTGTGTGCTATTGTAAAGGCAGTAGGAAACCCGGTGTGCTATTATAAAGGCAGTAGAAACCCTGTGTACTATTGTAAAGGCAGTAGGAAATCCTGTGTGCTATTGTAAAGGCAGTAGTAACCCTGTGTACTATTGTAAAGGCAGTAGAAACCCTGTGTACTATTGTAAAGGCAGTAGAAACCCCTGTGTGCTATTGTAAAGGCAGTAGGAAACCCTGTGTGCTATTGTAAAGGCAGTAGGAAACCCTGTGTGCTATTATAAAGGCAGTAGAAACCCAGTGTACTATTGTAAAGGCAGTAGGAAACCCTGTGTGCTATTGTAAAGGCAGTAGGAAACCCTGTGTGCTATTATAAAGGCAGTAGAAACCCAGTGTACTATTGTAAAGGCAGTAGGAAACCCTGTGTGCTATTGTAAAGGCAGTAGGAAATCCTGTGTGCTATTGTAAAGGCAGTAGTAACCCTGTGTACTATTGTAAAGGCAGTAGAAACCCTGTGTACTATTGTAAAGGCAGTAGAAACCCCTGTGTGCTATTGTAAAGGCAGTAGGAAACCCTGTGTGCTATTGTAAAGGCAGTAGGAAACCCTGTGTGCTATTATAAAGGCAGTAGAAACCCAGTGTACTATTGTAAAGGCAGTAGGAAACCCTGTGTGCTATTGTAAAGGCAGTAGGAAACCCTGTGTGCTATTGTAAAGGCAGTAGGAAATTCtgtgttctattataaaggcagTAGGAAACCCTGTGTGCTATTGTAAAGGCAGTAGGAAACCCtgtgttctattataaaggcagTAGAAATCCTGTGTGCTATTGTAAAGGCAGTAGGAAACCCTGTgtgtgtcacgttcgtcgtaataaTGGTCAGACCAAGCTGCAGCGCGATATGGTTTCCACATCATTTATTAaagtgaaaaaacaaaacaaataaagacACAAACAACGAAACGTGACCAACGACATGCTACGTGCACCAACTTAAAACACagaaacataaacaatatcccataacccacaggtggaaaaatgccacttaagtatgatccccaattagagacaacgattaacagctgcctctaattgggaatcatacacaaacaccaacatagaaaattaaACCTAGAACCACACAtataaataataaactagactaaaacccctagtcacgccctgac is a genomic window containing:
- the LOC110507199 gene encoding rho-related GTP-binding protein RhoG isoform X2 produces the protein MQSIKCVVVGDGAVGKTCLLISYTTNAFPKEYIPTVFDNYSAQVTVDSRTISLNLWDTAGQEEYDRLRTLSYPQTNVFVICFSIASPPSFENIKHKWHPEVTHHCPNTPILLVGTKKDLRNDPEVLKKLKDQNQMTITQQQGTALARQIQAIKYLECSALNQDGIKEVFAEGVRAFLNPQPVATKKPCVLL
- the LOC110507199 gene encoding rho-related GTP-binding protein RhoG isoform X1, coding for MQSIKCVVVGDGAVGKTCLLISYTTNAFPKEYIPTVFDNYSAQVTVDSRTISLNLWDTAGQEEYDRLRTLSYPQTNVFVICFSIASPPSFENIKHKWHPEVTHHCPNTPILLVGTKKDLRNDPEVLKKLKDQNQMTITQQQGTALARQIQAIKYLECSALNQDGIKEVFAEGVRAFLNPQPVATKKPCVLL